A window of Sulfurimonas gotlandica GD1 contains these coding sequences:
- a CDS encoding phosphomannomutase/phosphoglucomutase has protein sequence MSIYREYDIRGIYEKELNEQSVVRIGYALASKIDGEYVAVGYDARSHSPILFEYLVHGLNAGGKKVLGMGMVPTPVNYFTNYQDWDGITPSASVMITGSHNPSEYNGFKITVDKAPFFSEDIYALGRECEAMGFPNKVERDVTEIDAVTRYIDFIVSEFQHLKAMPTKIVYDCGNGVAGVVTEDIFAQLQLNTKGLYVDPDGTFPNHHPDPSEEHNLEDVKKLLSSDGDIAFAYDGDADRIAVLTHKNNIKGDMMALLYSMKMDKPTVVGEVKCSQVMYDELERRGATAIMYKTGHSNLKVKMKETNADLACEVSGHVFFKNRYFGYDDAIYATLRMLELIYDGIDLDAELAKLPQVFSTEEIKVKTTEDEKFKIIDAVKILLQNPPASFPTIRDIIDVDGVRINFENGWGLVRASNTTPVLVTRFESTSKETAEFYEKAINDLILEAKNSL, from the coding sequence ATGAGCATCTACAGAGAGTACGACATCCGTGGCATCTACGAAAAAGAGTTAAACGAGCAAAGCGTTGTTCGTATTGGTTATGCACTAGCATCTAAGATTGATGGTGAATATGTGGCTGTTGGCTATGATGCAAGAAGCCACTCCCCTATTCTTTTTGAGTACCTTGTTCATGGACTAAATGCTGGTGGTAAGAAAGTTTTAGGTATGGGGATGGTTCCTACTCCTGTAAATTACTTTACAAATTATCAAGATTGGGATGGTATCACTCCATCTGCCTCTGTAATGATTACTGGTTCACACAACCCTAGTGAGTACAACGGATTTAAGATAACTGTAGACAAGGCTCCATTTTTCAGTGAAGATATCTATGCACTTGGTCGTGAGTGTGAAGCCATGGGATTTCCAAATAAAGTTGAACGTGATGTTACAGAGATAGATGCAGTAACAAGATATATTGACTTTATAGTAAGTGAGTTTCAGCACTTAAAAGCAATGCCGACAAAAATCGTTTATGATTGTGGAAACGGTGTAGCAGGTGTTGTAACTGAAGATATCTTCGCACAACTTCAGCTTAATACAAAAGGTCTCTATGTCGACCCTGATGGAACTTTTCCTAATCATCACCCAGACCCATCTGAAGAGCACAACTTGGAAGATGTAAAAAAACTTCTCTCATCTGATGGTGACATAGCTTTTGCATACGATGGAGATGCTGACCGCATAGCAGTTCTTACTCACAAGAACAACATCAAAGGCGATATGATGGCTCTTCTTTACTCTATGAAAATGGATAAACCGACTGTTGTTGGAGAAGTAAAATGTTCACAAGTTATGTATGATGAGCTAGAGCGTCGTGGTGCTACTGCCATTATGTACAAAACTGGTCACTCAAACTTAAAAGTAAAGATGAAAGAGACAAATGCAGACCTGGCTTGTGAAGTTAGCGGACATGTATTTTTCAAAAACCGTTACTTTGGTTATGACGATGCTATCTATGCGACTCTTAGAATGCTAGAACTGATTTATGACGGTATAGACCTGGATGCAGAACTTGCAAAACTTCCACAAGTTTTCTCTACCGAAGAGATAAAAGTAAAAACAACGGAAGATGAGAAGTTTAAAATCATAGATGCAGTAAAAATTCTACTTCAAAACCCACCTGCATCATTTCCTACTATCAGAGATATTATCGATGTAGACGGTGTTCGTATCAACTTTGAAAATGGCTGGGGGCTAGTAAGAGCAAGCAACACAACCCCTGTTCTTGTAACTCGCTTTGAATCAACATCTAAAGAGACAGCAGAGTTTTATGAAAAAGCTATTAACGACTTAATATTAGAAGCTAAAAATTCTCTATAA
- a CDS encoding tetratricopeptide repeat protein, giving the protein MHYLFKFFIFLVFSFTLSAENIEVSTKDKILERPLIERYILDELKDLRIENMKLKTEVERRLSKAEIEQTDRAARYMTDTIGNVFYLIAAATSILIFAGWNSLRDLKSKTENIVESRIDTITQKYNTQLQTLQDKLTSQSKKILDNQNNIYNTQYLHSLWMRSNLETNPQSKVDIYDEILKVSANDAEVYAYKADAVLDMDEYEWALNLSNKAIDIDPEYGYAYWQRACANAVLCNKSDAIEDLRIAIEKSPHLIDEIENEILFENIKDSEAFHKILV; this is encoded by the coding sequence GTGCATTATCTTTTCAAGTTCTTTATCTTTTTAGTTTTTTCTTTCACGCTAAGTGCGGAGAATATAGAAGTTTCTACTAAGGATAAAATACTTGAGAGACCTTTGATTGAAAGATATATTTTAGATGAGCTTAAAGATTTACGCATAGAAAACATGAAGTTGAAAACTGAGGTTGAAAGAAGACTTTCAAAAGCAGAAATAGAGCAGACAGATAGAGCAGCAAGATACATGACTGACACAATAGGTAATGTTTTTTACCTTATTGCGGCTGCTACATCAATACTGATTTTTGCAGGTTGGAACTCTCTTAGAGATTTAAAAAGTAAAACAGAAAATATAGTTGAGTCGAGAATAGATACGATTACGCAAAAATATAATACTCAGTTACAAACCCTTCAAGATAAATTAACATCACAGTCAAAAAAAATATTGGATAACCAAAATAACATATATAACACGCAGTATCTTCACTCGTTGTGGATGAGGTCAAATTTGGAGACTAACCCTCAATCTAAGGTAGATATTTATGATGAGATTTTAAAAGTAAGTGCTAATGACGCTGAAGTATATGCTTACAAAGCAGATGCCGTACTTGATATGGATGAATATGAATGGGCATTAAATTTAAGCAACAAGGCTATAGATATTGACCCTGAATATGGATATGCTTATTGGCAACGTGCATGCGCCAATGCAGTTTTATGTAACAAAAGTGATGCTATTGAAGATCTACGTATTGCCATAGAAAAATCTCCACATTTAATAGATGAAATAGAAAATGAAATATTGTTTGAAAATATAAAAGATAGCGAAGCGTTTCATAAAATATTAGTATAA
- the mltF gene encoding membrane-bound lytic murein transglycosylase MltF: protein MTNYKPKLVVAVLFFIVGWQASLFYVNTSKPETTTLLEKIKAKKRLDVVILNAPTVYYVGSYKEHGFEYELISSYAKEIGVDLNLTVVYTASEALQKTRDGIGDITVASLSDTSSRIKEFKFGPQYYTIEEQLICNSGMHKTGTIPKSIEDLAGLNIVVGKDTSYEATMRKLAQEVGGIDFSISDEYSTEQLLELTHNQKIDCTVADSNIFLINQRYYPDLVRTLALSEKKKLAWMLREGDNSVKDSLYKWLNIYEHSGKMAELRDFYYSFLGIFDYYDTTVFYKRLKTRLPKYEKYFKEAEEKYNIPWILLAAQSYQESHWNPNAKSHTGVRGMMMLTQSTAKQMDVKNRLNAKESIDAGARYLSMMEQRFPKEIKGKSRWAFTLAAYNVGMGHVHDAQTLARKLNKNPYSWNDIKKVLPLLSQKKYYKHLKYGYARGDEPVRYVNSIQHYLDIIHKDQLEKN from the coding sequence ATGACAAACTATAAACCTAAGTTGGTTGTAGCTGTACTATTTTTTATTGTTGGATGGCAGGCAAGTCTCTTTTATGTCAATACATCTAAGCCTGAAACAACTACTCTTCTTGAAAAAATCAAAGCAAAAAAACGACTTGATGTTGTTATCTTAAATGCACCTACTGTCTACTATGTCGGCTCTTATAAAGAGCATGGTTTTGAGTATGAACTTATATCTAGTTATGCAAAAGAGATAGGTGTTGATTTAAACTTGACTGTTGTTTATACTGCTAGTGAAGCACTTCAAAAAACAAGAGATGGGATTGGTGATATTACTGTAGCATCTCTTAGTGATACATCCAGCAGAATAAAAGAGTTTAAGTTCGGTCCTCAGTATTACACAATTGAAGAGCAGTTGATATGCAATAGTGGAATGCACAAAACAGGAACAATACCTAAAAGTATTGAGGACTTAGCTGGACTAAATATAGTTGTTGGGAAAGATACTAGTTATGAAGCTACTATGAGAAAGCTGGCTCAGGAAGTAGGTGGTATTGATTTTAGCATAAGCGATGAATACTCTACTGAGCAGCTGCTAGAACTAACACATAATCAAAAAATAGACTGTACTGTGGCTGACTCAAACATCTTTTTGATAAATCAACGTTATTATCCTGATCTCGTTAGGACTCTAGCCCTTAGTGAGAAAAAAAAACTAGCTTGGATGTTGAGAGAGGGTGACAACTCTGTAAAAGATAGTTTATATAAATGGTTAAACATTTATGAGCATTCAGGAAAAATGGCTGAGCTGAGAGATTTTTACTACTCATTTTTAGGTATTTTCGATTATTATGATACAACTGTCTTTTATAAACGACTAAAGACGCGCTTGCCAAAGTATGAGAAATACTTTAAAGAAGCAGAAGAAAAATATAACATCCCTTGGATTCTTTTAGCTGCACAATCATATCAAGAGTCACATTGGAATCCAAACGCAAAGAGTCATACCGGTGTTCGTGGAATGATGATGCTAACCCAGTCTACGGCAAAGCAGATGGATGTTAAAAATAGGTTAAATGCAAAAGAGAGTATAGATGCTGGAGCAAGATATCTCTCGATGATGGAGCAAAGATTTCCAAAAGAGATAAAAGGAAAGAGTCGCTGGGCATTCACTTTAGCTGCATATAATGTTGGAATGGGACATGTTCATGATGCTCAAACATTGGCAAGAAAACTAAATAAAAATCCATACTCATGGAATGATATAAAAAAAGTCTTACCGCTTCTTTCACAAAAAAAATACTATAAGCATTTAAAATACGGATATGCCAGAGGTGATGAACCTGTTAGATATGTAAACTCGATACAGCATTATCTAGATATTATTCATAAAGATCAGCTAGAGAAAAACTGA
- the pyrC gene encoding dihydroorotase — MKTHTLLMPLDMHLHLRDGVMLENVAPLTAYSFSGAIVMPNLVPPVSTLEDIKAYKKRIMAAVPNDYFEPYMTLFYKNYDKAFLKSVSEEITAIKLYPAGITTNSEGGVSSFDIEEMRPTLEAMSTLNIPLCVHGETDGFVMDREAEFMSIYEMLASNFPDLKIIMEHITTKEAVAMLDRFDNLYATITVHHLLLTLDDVVGGMMMPHNFCKPIAKRPEDLDALLSVALEAHPKVMFGSDSAPHPQDKKESCGCAAGVFTAPIALQLLCEIFEQYNKLDNLQAFVSDNAQNIYGICPEFKEIILEKRTFVIPEKYGNVVPMYAGQAINWAIASVD; from the coding sequence ATGAAAACTCACACTCTTCTAATGCCTCTTGACATGCACCTTCACCTTCGTGACGGTGTGATGCTTGAAAACGTTGCTCCACTTACTGCTTATAGCTTCAGTGGTGCTATCGTAATGCCAAATCTTGTTCCACCGGTATCAACTTTAGAAGATATCAAAGCCTACAAAAAGCGTATAATGGCAGCCGTTCCTAACGACTATTTTGAACCATATATGACACTTTTTTACAAGAACTATGACAAAGCATTTTTAAAGAGTGTTTCAGAAGAAATCACAGCTATAAAACTTTACCCTGCAGGAATCACTACAAACTCTGAAGGCGGTGTTTCATCTTTTGATATTGAAGAGATGCGCCCTACTCTCGAAGCTATGAGTACATTAAACATTCCACTTTGTGTTCATGGTGAGACTGACGGCTTTGTTATGGATAGAGAAGCTGAGTTTATGAGCATCTATGAGATGCTAGCATCAAACTTCCCAGACCTAAAAATCATTATGGAGCATATCACAACAAAAGAAGCGGTAGCTATGTTAGACAGGTTTGACAACCTATATGCAACTATTACGGTTCACCACCTTCTTTTAACTCTTGATGATGTTGTTGGAGGAATGATGATGCCTCACAATTTTTGTAAACCTATCGCAAAAAGACCTGAGGATTTAGATGCACTGCTAAGTGTTGCACTAGAAGCACATCCTAAAGTTATGTTTGGTTCTGATTCAGCACCTCATCCTCAAGATAAAAAAGAGAGTTGCGGTTGTGCGGCGGGTGTATTTACAGCACCTATTGCTCTTCAACTTCTTTGTGAGATTTTTGAGCAGTATAACAAACTTGACAACCTTCAAGCGTTTGTAAGTGATAATGCACAGAACATCTACGGAATCTGCCCAGAGTTTAAAGAAATCATTCTAGAGAAGAGAACTTTCGTAATCCCTGAAAAATATGGCAATGTTGTACCTATGTATGCAGGTCAAGCAATCAACTGGGCAATTGCGAGCGTTGACTAA
- a CDS encoding NAD(P)/FAD-dependent oxidoreductase, which yields MARLVVLGGGVSGHTAATFAAKWLGSSHEVVVVTPNAKWNWIPSNIWVGVGQMTKEEVTFDLAPVYAQAGIIYHQAKALGIHPEGNEASDKPYVVVESTKAGEEGQVENIEYDYLINATGPKLNFAATPGLGDANGLGEHTVSVCTADHAVHAAEELQKCVEKMKAGERQKFLIGTGHGMCTCQGAAFEYIFNIEHELNKAGVRDMADIKWISNESFLGDFGVGGLHMKAMGFAVSSRIFAESLFVERNVEWIIGAHVNKVESGNVHYELLDGSMGEESFDFSMLIPPFAGVGLKAINKAGEDITADIFAPNGFMKVDANYAAGAYENWKASDWPETYQNPTYSNMFACGIAFAPPHPISKPMSSPNGTPIVPTPPRTGMPSGIMGKAVAHSVCDLITKGADAPLQKASMAEMGAACVASAGKGLFDGTAAAMTIYPVVPNFEKYPGTGRDTDYTFGEIGLAGHWIKHILHHLFIWKAKLKPGWTLIPE from the coding sequence ATGGCAAGATTAGTCGTTTTAGGTGGTGGTGTTTCTGGACATACAGCCGCAACTTTCGCAGCAAAATGGTTGGGTTCGTCTCACGAAGTTGTTGTAGTTACTCCAAACGCAAAGTGGAACTGGATTCCATCAAATATTTGGGTTGGTGTTGGTCAAATGACAAAAGAAGAAGTTACTTTTGATTTAGCCCCTGTATATGCACAGGCAGGCATTATATATCATCAAGCAAAAGCACTTGGTATTCATCCCGAAGGGAATGAAGCAAGTGATAAGCCTTACGTTGTTGTTGAATCAACTAAGGCTGGTGAAGAAGGACAAGTTGAAAATATTGAGTATGATTACTTAATCAATGCAACAGGTCCTAAACTTAACTTCGCTGCAACTCCAGGTCTAGGAGATGCAAATGGTCTTGGCGAGCATACTGTTTCAGTTTGTACAGCTGACCATGCTGTTCATGCAGCAGAAGAGTTACAAAAATGTGTTGAGAAGATGAAAGCTGGGGAGCGTCAGAAATTCTTAATCGGTACTGGACACGGTATGTGTACTTGTCAAGGTGCTGCATTTGAGTATATTTTCAATATTGAACATGAGTTAAATAAAGCTGGTGTTCGTGACATGGCTGACATCAAGTGGATCTCTAATGAGTCTTTCTTAGGTGACTTCGGTGTTGGTGGACTTCATATGAAAGCTATGGGTTTTGCAGTAAGTTCAAGAATTTTTGCAGAGTCTTTATTCGTTGAGCGTAATGTTGAATGGATTATCGGTGCGCATGTAAATAAAGTTGAATCAGGAAATGTTCATTATGAACTACTTGATGGTTCAATGGGTGAAGAAAGCTTTGATTTCTCAATGTTAATTCCTCCATTTGCTGGTGTTGGCTTAAAAGCTATTAATAAAGCAGGTGAAGATATCACTGCTGATATTTTTGCTCCAAATGGTTTCATGAAAGTTGATGCTAACTATGCAGCTGGTGCTTATGAGAACTGGAAAGCTAGTGACTGGCCAGAGACTTATCAAAATCCAACTTATAGCAATATGTTTGCTTGTGGTATTGCATTTGCTCCTCCACATCCAATCTCAAAACCAATGAGTTCTCCAAACGGAACTCCTATTGTTCCAACTCCACCTCGTACAGGTATGCCTTCAGGTATTATGGGTAAAGCTGTTGCTCATAGTGTTTGCGACCTTATAACTAAAGGTGCTGATGCTCCATTACAAAAAGCTTCTATGGCTGAAATGGGTGCCGCTTGTGTTGCATCTGCTGGTAAAGGACTTTTCGATGGTACAGCCGCAGCGATGACTATTTATCCTGTTGTTCCAAACTTTGAGAAGTACCCAGGAACTGGTCGTGATACAGATTATACTTTTGGTGAAATCGGTCTTGCAGGACACTGGATTAAGCATATTCTACATCACTTGTTTATTTGGAAAGCTAAGTTAAAGCCAGGCTGGACACTTATTCCAGAATAG
- a CDS encoding response regulator transcription factor: MTKILLLEDDLLFGETLVDLLEENDFEVTHVPNGQSAIDATYNQNFHIYILDINVPLIDGVTVLKELRDANDSTPTIFLTSHKDKEMLTRGFMSGADDYITKPFDSDELLLRLRALLRRCKSSSVECIELLCHDEVHKRISYDEIELDLSKKEYALLLLLMKHVNNTVPKELISDELWSVSQTGSDGAIRVYINRIKQLLPQMTIENIRGIGYKLVP; encoded by the coding sequence TTGACTAAAATTTTACTCTTAGAAGATGATCTCCTCTTTGGGGAGACTCTTGTTGATTTACTAGAGGAGAATGACTTTGAAGTCACTCATGTCCCAAATGGCCAAAGTGCCATAGACGCTACCTATAATCAGAATTTTCACATATATATATTAGATATAAATGTTCCTCTTATCGACGGTGTAACAGTTTTAAAAGAGCTCCGTGATGCAAATGACTCAACACCAACAATCTTCTTAACTTCACACAAAGACAAAGAGATGCTCACTCGTGGTTTTATGAGTGGAGCAGATGACTATATTACTAAACCTTTTGACAGCGATGAACTACTTCTTAGACTTCGTGCACTTCTTAGAAGATGTAAATCAAGTAGTGTAGAGTGCATTGAGCTACTTTGTCACGATGAAGTTCACAAACGAATCTCTTATGATGAGATAGAACTTGATCTTTCAAAAAAAGAGTATGCTCTTCTTCTGCTTCTTATGAAACATGTAAATAACACTGTACCAAAAGAGCTAATTAGTGATGAGCTATGGAGTGTTTCACAAACTGGAAGTGATGGAGCTATACGAGTTTATATAAACCGCATTAAGCAGTTACTTCCACAGATGACTATTGAGAACATTCGCGGGATTGGGTATAAGCTTGTTCCGTAA
- the pepN gene encoding aminopeptidase N: MKTIYLKDYKKPEFKINSCELHFDLFEEFTTVINIMSINKLEKSENDIRLDAMDLELIEIYLNDLKLNDTRYIIGEDSLTILNVPESFSLKIKNKIYPQNNTELEGLYKSGSIFCTQNEPEGFRRITPYLDRPDVMSVFTTTVIAQKDKYPILLSNGNKQNCHDFMNGRHGTTWHDPHPKPSYLFALVAGDLGCVNDEYTTASGEHVELNIYCDKGNESQCSHAMKSLKESMAWDEEKYGREYDLEIYNIVAVDSFNMGAMENKGLNIFNSHYVLADEDRATDANFMGIQSVIAHEYFHNWTGNRITCRDWFQLTLKEGLTVFRDQSFSADLNSREVQRIEDVKGLRDRQFVEDASPTAHPIQPNSYMSINNFYTSTVYEKGAEIIRMIHTLLGEENYRKATDLYFDTFDGQAVRTDDFLWAMSKASRIDLTEFETWYHQSGTPTLKVEESFHNGIYKLTLTQRVPNAVDGSVQKPYYFPLKIGLIGLTGKEILERVLIVSKEKEEFVFEGLNSKPYLSINRDFSAPVKIQQSTKEYAFLMKHDKNSFVRYESAQSFATETLEEMMESGNIDEEFLEAYGYILNLDIELSYKALLLELPSVSTLMQRQDVVDFVPIYLAKDRLERELAALYKDKLQELYKQNHKPKNKKLDAISMGQRAIKNRVLRILSALENREVIDMAREQYKESLTMTDRVVALDILENITSEEGEVALNDFYNRYKDDTLVMNKYFAILAASHRNGTLERVIVLENDEVYDEKVPNLVRSLIGVFARNYKHFHAIDGRGYSFVAHKIIEIDKINPQMASGLASAFKIYERLNNENKELMKKELDRVLAVPSLSKNVYEIISKILKIDEK, translated from the coding sequence ATGAAAACAATATATTTAAAAGATTATAAAAAACCTGAGTTTAAGATAAATAGTTGTGAACTGCATTTTGACCTTTTTGAAGAGTTTACAACTGTTATAAATATTATGAGTATAAATAAACTTGAAAAAAGTGAAAACGATATACGCCTAGATGCTATGGATTTGGAGCTAATAGAGATTTACTTAAATGACTTGAAACTAAATGATACTCGTTATATCATAGGTGAAGATAGCCTGACAATACTGAATGTTCCAGAATCTTTCTCTTTAAAAATCAAGAATAAAATATATCCTCAAAACAACACTGAACTAGAAGGACTCTATAAATCTGGTTCAATCTTTTGTACTCAAAACGAACCAGAAGGTTTTAGAAGAATTACTCCATACTTAGACAGACCAGATGTTATGAGTGTATTTACTACTACTGTAATAGCTCAAAAAGACAAATATCCGATTTTACTTAGTAATGGAAATAAGCAAAACTGCCATGACTTTATGAATGGTAGGCATGGAACGACTTGGCACGATCCGCATCCAAAACCATCTTATCTTTTTGCACTTGTTGCAGGAGACTTAGGATGCGTAAATGATGAGTACACTACTGCATCTGGAGAACATGTTGAGCTAAATATTTACTGCGATAAGGGCAATGAATCTCAGTGCTCTCACGCTATGAAATCACTTAAAGAGTCAATGGCTTGGGATGAAGAAAAATATGGTCGTGAGTATGACTTGGAGATATATAACATAGTCGCAGTTGATAGTTTCAACATGGGGGCGATGGAGAACAAAGGTCTTAATATCTTTAACTCTCACTATGTATTGGCAGATGAAGATAGAGCAACAGATGCTAACTTTATGGGTATCCAGAGTGTTATAGCTCATGAATACTTTCATAACTGGACAGGTAACCGCATCACATGTCGTGATTGGTTTCAACTGACACTAAAAGAGGGACTTACAGTATTTCGTGACCAATCTTTCTCAGCTGATTTGAATTCTCGTGAGGTTCAACGCATCGAAGATGTTAAGGGTTTAAGGGATAGACAGTTTGTTGAAGATGCATCTCCAACAGCTCATCCAATTCAGCCAAACTCATACATGTCTATAAACAACTTCTACACATCCACAGTATATGAAAAAGGCGCAGAGATCATTAGAATGATTCACACTCTTTTAGGTGAAGAAAACTATAGAAAAGCAACTGACTTATACTTTGATACTTTTGATGGTCAAGCAGTAAGAACAGATGACTTTTTATGGGCTATGAGTAAGGCAAGTAGGATTGATTTAACTGAATTTGAGACTTGGTACCATCAATCTGGAACACCGACGCTAAAAGTTGAAGAGTCTTTTCACAATGGAATTTATAAACTTACTCTGACTCAGAGAGTTCCAAATGCAGTAGATGGTTCTGTGCAAAAACCATATTATTTTCCACTTAAAATCGGATTGATTGGCCTTACGGGAAAAGAGATACTTGAAAGAGTATTAATAGTTTCAAAAGAGAAAGAAGAGTTTGTATTTGAAGGCTTAAATTCTAAACCATATCTCTCTATAAACCGTGACTTTTCTGCTCCTGTTAAAATACAACAGAGCACTAAAGAGTACGCATTTTTAATGAAGCATGACAAGAACAGTTTTGTAAGATATGAGTCGGCACAGTCATTTGCAACTGAGACTTTAGAAGAGATGATGGAGAGTGGAAATATTGATGAAGAGTTCCTAGAAGCGTACGGATATATCTTAAATCTTGATATTGAGCTGTCATACAAAGCACTTCTTTTAGAACTGCCATCAGTATCGACTCTGATGCAAAGACAGGACGTAGTTGATTTTGTGCCTATATACTTGGCTAAAGATAGACTGGAACGTGAATTGGCAGCCTTATATAAAGATAAGCTACAAGAGCTTTATAAACAAAACCATAAACCTAAAAACAAAAAACTAGATGCTATCAGTATGGGTCAACGTGCTATCAAAAACAGAGTTCTTAGAATCTTGTCTGCATTGGAAAATAGAGAAGTGATTGATATGGCAAGAGAGCAGTACAAAGAGTCTCTTACTATGACAGACAGAGTGGTTGCTTTAGATATACTAGAAAATATAACAAGTGAAGAGGGTGAAGTAGCTCTTAATGACTTTTATAACAGATACAAAGATGACACTCTTGTTATGAACAAGTATTTTGCAATACTAGCAGCATCTCACAGAAATGGAACTCTTGAACGTGTTATAGTACTTGAAAATGATGAAGTCTATGATGAAAAAGTTCCAAATCTTGTTCGCTCACTTATAGGTGTCTTTGCAAGAAACTACAAACATTTTCACGCTATAGATGGACGTGGTTACTCATTTGTTGCCCATAAGATCATCGAGATAGACAAGATAAACCCACAGATGGCATCTGGACTTGCATCTGCCTTTAAAATATATGAAAGACTAAATAACGAAAATAAAGAGTTGATGAAAAAAGAGTTAGATCGTGTTTTAGCTGTACCGAGCCTTTCAAAAAATGTATATGAGATAATTTCTAAGATCTTAAAAATAGACGAAAAGTAA
- a CDS encoding sensor histidine kinase, with protein MFRNLRISIFIYYFLTVSAFLGTLHYFLAVVEVENIFLLAIVMICFSILGGVMISKLAVDPLQEHVTNLQNLSKETLHELNLPISTIITNANMIKKNMQSEKDLKRLSRIEIACNMLQERYNELDYMIKKQSLNEIKEIFFVDELVKERVEFLKHIYPHMEFQLELYSTQITSDRTGLAKVIDNIIDNAVKYSPNSNKCEIKLNDYTLHIQDYGCGMDEVELIQIFDNYYQSNDTMRGFGIGLSMVKRFCDSQGIQLNFKSKLGLGTTVLLKFKDD; from the coding sequence TTGTTCCGTAATCTTCGTATCAGCATCTTTATCTACTACTTTTTAACGGTAAGTGCATTTTTGGGCACTCTTCATTACTTTTTAGCCGTTGTAGAAGTTGAAAATATTTTTCTTCTTGCTATTGTGATGATTTGTTTTAGCATTCTTGGCGGCGTTATGATTTCTAAACTTGCAGTTGATCCTCTACAAGAGCATGTAACAAATCTTCAAAATCTATCTAAAGAGACTCTTCATGAGTTAAACCTTCCTATTAGTACTATTATCACTAACGCTAATATGATTAAAAAAAATATGCAAAGTGAAAAAGATTTAAAAAGGCTCTCACGGATAGAAATAGCTTGTAATATGCTCCAAGAGAGATATAATGAGTTAGACTACATGATAAAAAAACAATCACTCAACGAGATAAAAGAGATTTTTTTTGTTGATGAGTTAGTCAAGGAGAGAGTAGAATTTTTAAAGCATATCTATCCTCATATGGAATTTCAACTTGAACTTTATTCTACGCAAATTACTAGTGATAGAACAGGCTTAGCGAAAGTCATTGACAACATCATAGATAATGCTGTAAAATACTCACCAAATAGTAATAAATGTGAAATAAAATTAAATGATTATACACTCCACATACAAGATTATGGTTGTGGGATGGATGAAGTAGAACTTATTCAGATATTTGACAACTATTATCAATCTAATGATACTATGCGTGGCTTTGGAATAGGTCTTAGCATGGTAAAAAGATTCTGCGACTCGCAGGGCATACAACTGAACTTCAAATCCAAACTTGGGCTTGGCACAACAGTACTACTAAAATTTAAGGACGATTAA